CGCTCAGCCGCTCGGGATGCTCGTAGGCCGGCCCGAGCGCCTCGGGCGAGCGGTAGAGCGCCTTGTCGGCCGCCATCGCCTCCAGCGCGCCGCGCAGGCCGCCGGCCGCCGCCATCGCCAGGAACGGCTTGAACGCCTCGGGCGGCCAGTTGTCATGCGCGTCGCAGTCGGTGAGGGTGAGGCTGCGCATCCGCTCGGGGTGCCAGGCCGCGAAGATCTGGGCGATGCCGCCGCCGCTGTCATTGCCGACGAGATCGACCTCGTCGATGCCGAGAGCATCGAGGACGTCCGCGATCATGGCGGCGTTGGCCGCCACCGACACGTCCTGGTCCGGCGCGATCTCGGTCTCGCCATGGGCGAGCAGGTCGAGGGCGATGCAGCGCCTGACATCGGCCAGATGCGCCAGCTGGTGGCGCCACAGATGCCCGTTCATCAGGACGCCGTGCACGAACAGCGCCACCGGCCCGACGCCCTGCTCGAGATAGGCGATCTCGCCCGAAGCGGTCCGGACGCGACGCCGGACCGGGGAGGAAGGGGTCCCGTCCATGGCTCACTCCTTGCGCGGCGCCTTGGCCGCGGCATGGGCTTCCCGCAGCTTCTCCGCGCAGTCGGCGCAGCAGACCTCGACCGTCCGGCCGCCGATCTCGACCTTCACCGTCTCCGCGTCGAGGACGCAGTCGCAGGCCGCACAGGTTCTTTCCGTCATGACCTCGTCTCCATCAGGGACACCCGACGACCGGGCGCCCCTGATGGACCACATCGCGGCCGGACCGCGCTGTCGGATTCTTTAGCGACTTGCGGCGGCATGGCCCGCGCGGCGGGCGGGCTCAGGCCCGGCGGCGCAGCGCGGCCTGGCGGAACGCCGAGGGCGAACGGCCATAGGCCTCGCGGAAGGCGGCGCTGAAATGGCTGTGGCTGGAGAAGCCGAGCTCGAGGCCGAGCGCGGTGAGATCGTCATGGTCGCCGAGGAGGTCGAGGGCGCGCGCCAGCCGCAGCCTGAGCTGGTAGCGATAGAGCGGCGCGCCCTCCACCTGGCGGAAGACCTGGGTGAGGTAGACCGGCGAGCCGCCGACCTCGGCGGCGATGTCGGCGAGCGTCCAGCGCCGTGCGAGATCGCTCGCCAGCACCAGCTTGGCCCGGTCGGCGAGGCGCTGGCGGCCGGTGCTGGCGCCCGCGGCATGGGCGGTGCGCGGGCCGAGCGCGCGCTGCACCAGCGTCAGCGCCAGGCTTTCGGCCTCCAGCGGCTCGGCGATGCCCTGATGGAGGCCGTGGCGCAGCAGCGCCACCAGCGCCTGGGCCCGCGGATCGATCCTGAGGCGCTGGCGACGGAAGGCGAGATCCCCGCCCTCGCGCAGGCTCGCCCTGGGCGCGATCTCGTGCAGCAGCGCCTCGTCGATCCACAGCGACAGGCAGGCATCGCCCCCCGGCACGGGATGGCTGACCCGATAGGCCTCGCCGGCATTGAAGAACAGCACCTGGTTGGCCTCGGCCACCACCTGCTCGCGCCCGACATGGCGGACATAGACGCCGCGATAGGGAAAGACCAGGTGCACCGCGCTGGCGCATTCCTCGGCGCTCTGGTGCCGGCAGGTGCCGCGGCAGCACACGTCCCAGACCGCGACGGTCGAGGTCTGCACCAGGCGCTGGGCGTCGAAGTCCGGCATGACCGTCCCTTTGCCGGGTCTCCCGGCGCTAGGGGCAAGTCTAGCACTGCCCTCGCCGCCCGTCTCGACGGGTGGCGTCAGGCCCGGGCGCCGTCCTCCGGAGCCGCGCTGCGCCAGGACGCGAGAGCGCCGTCGAGACCGGCCTTGCCGCGCCCGGCCGGCACCCGCCGGCGCGGCGAGGCCGGAGCGGCCGAGGGCCGCGCCAGCTGGCGGGCGTCGCGCGGGGCGATGCCGAATTGCCGGCTGAAGGTGCGGGAGAAATGCGAGACGTTCTTGAAGCCGACCTGGTAGGCGATCTCCGAGACGGTGAGGCGGCCGCCGGGGTCGGCGACAAGGAGCTCATAGGCCCGCTGCAGGCGCCGGCCCTGCAGGAACTGGCCGACCGTGGTGTCGTCGTCGTTGAACAGGCTGTAGAGATAGCTGAGCGAGATGCGGTTGCCGGCGGCGATCGCCTTGGGCGACAGGTCCTGGTCGCCGAGATGGCTTTCGATGAACTCGACGATGCGCCGGCGCAGGCGATAGCGCGCATTGCGCACGTCGAGGGTGGAGCCGCGGTCCTCGGCGCCGATGGCGAGCGCGGTGAAGCTGACCATCTCCGTGGCCAGCGCCTCCGGGTTCGGCGGCGGCCGGTCGGCGAACTGCTCGGCGACGCCGCGCATCAGGTCGACGAGCAGGCGCGCCATCTGCTGGTTGGCGCCGAAGCGCCGGCCGATATGCTCGTCCACCGAGGTCAGGCGCCCGCGCAGCTCGGCCGCCGGGATGCGCACCAGGAGGAGCGAGGCCGCGCCGTCGGCGGCGATCTCGCAGGGCGCCATCTGGCTGAGCAGGACATAGTCGCCCGCCCCGACCGTGCCGGCGCGCCCGCCCTGCCCGAAGCGCACCGGGCCGGCGAGCGGCACCACCAGGACATAGGCGGCCTCCTCGGCGCAGGGCGCGCCGCGGCGGCCGGCCGCCGGTCCCGGCTCGAAGGCGACGAGGTCGAGGCACAGCCGGCCGATCGGGATCCGCTGCCGCAGGGCCGGTCCGGCAGTCGATCCGGCGGTCGGTCCGTCATGGGCTCCGGTGAGATGCATGGTGCTGCGTCCTCCGCGGTCTGTTCGATGCGTCAGGGCCCGGCGACGATGAGCTCGGTGCCGGCCTCGCGCAGGGCGCCGGCGAGCGCGCCGGTCGGCGCCCGGTCGGTCACCAGCCGGTCGATCGCCGGCCAGCGCGCGCACACCGCCACCGCCGGCTGGTCGAACTTGCTGTGGTCGGCCACCACGATCGCCTCGGCGGCGCGCTGGATCATCGCGCCGTAGATGGCGCCGGCCTCGTCGTCGGCGTCGTAGATGCCGCGCGCGCCGATGCCGGTGGCGCCGACGATGGCGCGGTTGGCCTCGTAGCCGTTGATGCTGGCGATGGTCTGGGCGCCGATGACATAGCCCTCGCCCGGATGCAGCCGCCCGGCGCAGCACAGCACCCGGATGCTGGAATTGGTGCCGAGCGCGATGGCGCTGGCGAAGTCGTGGGTGATGACGGTGATGTCGTGGTTGCGCGCCGCCAGGAAGCGGGCGACGTGGTAGGTGGTCGCCCCGCCGCCCAGCATCAGCACTTCCTTGGGCAGGATCATCGCCGAGACCGCGGCGGCGATGGCCTCGCGCTCGGCGATCATCACCCGCCGCCGGTCGCTGCGCGCCGCCTCCAGCGCGAAGGGCCGCGAGGCGCCGCCATAGGTGCGGTTGATCAGCCCCTGCTCGTGCAGATCGAGGAGATCGCGGCGGATGGTCTCGCCCGAGACGTTCAGCATCACCGCGAGCTCGGAGGCCCGCAGGGTGGGCGAAGCGGCGAGCTGGGCGATGATGCGCTTGTGGCGCACCGCCTTGGACAACCGGTCCTGCCCCGGCGGCGTCGGGTCGGGCCGGACCGTCGGCGACATGTCGCTCGCCATCGCGCGCCTCCTTGGCACGGCGCCGCGCCGGGCCAAGACTGCCCAATTTCTGCGCCTGCCGTGATCCTGTGCAGAAATCTGACCGAGAACGGCGTGGATGTCCACAGAAAATGTGGTGACTCCCTCATGCCGATCCCCTCGGCCTTGGACCGGCGCAGGACGGGTTGCGGGAAGAACGCGTCGGGATCAGGCAAGGTCACGCAGAATTTTCACGGCCCGGAGGAGACAAGCCGGCCAGTGTTCTGGCATTCTGCCGGTTCATTGCCGTCGCTTTCGGGCCATTGTGGAAATTTCCACATCGCCCGACGGTCCCGCCGCCCGGACGCGACGGCCGGCCACGCCATACGCTGCAGGTCATGACATGCCGGACCAGGACATCCTCGCGCTCAACGCCTTCGATCCCCGCGCCGCCACGGCGATCGGCCAGGCCGTCGAGCGGCGCCTGCGCTCGTTCGGTGCCGGCTCGGTGCTGTTCTACCAGGAGCCGATCGAGATGGTGCGGGCCGAGGGCGTGTGGCTGCACGCCGCCGACGGCCGGCACTATCTCGACGTCTACAACAACGTGCCCTCGGTCGGGCATTGCCATCCCAGGGTGGTCGAGGCCGTCCGCCGGCAGGTCGGCACGCTCAACATCCACACGCGCTACCTCAACGCGGTGGTCGACGCCTATGCCGAGCGCCTGCTGGCGACCTTGCCCGCGGCGATCGACAATCTCGTCCTGACCTGCACCGGCAGCGAGGCCAACGACCTGGCGCTGCGCGTGGCGCGGGCCGCCACCGGCGGCCAGGGCTTCGTCGTCACCCGCACCGCCTATCACGGCAACACCGCTGCGGTGACCGACATCTCGCCCGCCTCGCGTCCGGGCCGGCCGCTGGCGCCGCATGTGCGGGCGGTGGCCCCGCCCGACCTCTATCGCGCGCCCGACCCCGGCGCCCGCCTCGCCGCCGCCGTTGCCGAGGCGGCCGCGGACCTGAA
This portion of the Labrys wisconsinensis genome encodes:
- a CDS encoding helix-turn-helix transcriptional regulator, with the translated sequence MPDFDAQRLVQTSTVAVWDVCCRGTCRHQSAEECASAVHLVFPYRGVYVRHVGREQVVAEANQVLFFNAGEAYRVSHPVPGGDACLSLWIDEALLHEIAPRASLREGGDLAFRRQRLRIDPRAQALVALLRHGLHQGIAEPLEAESLALTLVQRALGPRTAHAAGASTGRQRLADRAKLVLASDLARRWTLADIAAEVGGSPVYLTQVFRQVEGAPLYRYQLRLRLARALDLLGDHDDLTALGLELGFSSHSHFSAAFREAYGRSPSAFRQAALRRRA
- a CDS encoding alpha/beta fold hydrolase encodes the protein MDGTPSSPVRRRVRTASGEIAYLEQGVGPVALFVHGVLMNGHLWRHQLAHLADVRRCIALDLLAHGETEIAPDQDVSVAANAAMIADVLDALGIDEVDLVGNDSGGGIAQIFAAWHPERMRSLTLTDCDAHDNWPPEAFKPFLAMAAAGGLRGALEAMAADKALYRSPEALGPAYEHPERLSDASIDAYLQPLLRTEQRTRDFQRFLAAFDNAHTRAIEGRLRALRMPTLIVWGTDDVYFDVRWARWLAETIPGTRRSVEIKGARLFFPEERWAEFNQDLRAHWLSAA
- a CDS encoding helix-turn-helix domain-containing protein, which translates into the protein MHLTGAHDGPTAGSTAGPALRQRIPIGRLCLDLVAFEPGPAAGRRGAPCAEEAAYVLVVPLAGPVRFGQGGRAGTVGAGDYVLLSQMAPCEIAADGAASLLLVRIPAAELRGRLTSVDEHIGRRFGANQQMARLLVDLMRGVAEQFADRPPPNPEALATEMVSFTALAIGAEDRGSTLDVRNARYRLRRRIVEFIESHLGDQDLSPKAIAAGNRISLSYLYSLFNDDDTTVGQFLQGRRLQRAYELLVADPGGRLTVSEIAYQVGFKNVSHFSRTFSRQFGIAPRDARQLARPSAAPASPRRRVPAGRGKAGLDGALASWRSAAPEDGARA
- a CDS encoding DeoR/GlpR family DNA-binding transcription regulator, encoding MASDMSPTVRPDPTPPGQDRLSKAVRHKRIIAQLAASPTLRASELAVMLNVSGETIRRDLLDLHEQGLINRTYGGASRPFALEAARSDRRRVMIAEREAIAAAVSAMILPKEVLMLGGGATTYHVARFLAARNHDITVITHDFASAIALGTNSSIRVLCCAGRLHPGEGYVIGAQTIASINGYEANRAIVGATGIGARGIYDADDEAGAIYGAMIQRAAEAIVVADHSKFDQPAVAVCARWPAIDRLVTDRAPTGALAGALREAGTELIVAGP